Genomic window (Fragaria vesca subsp. vesca unplaced genomic scaffold, FraVesHawaii_1.0 scf0512981, whole genome shotgun sequence):
CTCAATTCTTCGGAAGTCCAGCTGAACCATCTCCTCAGTGGAAGCATGAAgtgtttttaagttttaggGGTGAAGACACTCGCAAGGGTTTCCTGTCCCACTTATACCATGAACTGCAAAAAACGAAAGTAATTAGAACATTTAAGGATGACGAACAACTTGGGAGAGGGAAGGATATTTCTCAAACTCTGCTGACAGCAATTGAAGAATCAAGGTTTGCGATCATTGTTCTGTCGGAAAACTATGCTTTTTCTGCATGGTGTTTAGATGAACTTACAACGATCTTTCAATGCATGGAAGGCAAGGATACAATCCTGccaattttttatcatttggATCCCTGTGATGTACGATATCAAAAGAATAGTTATGAAGTGGCCTTAACAAAGCATGAAAGCAAGGCAAAGACATGACATAGAGAAGGTCAACCAGTGGAGAGCTGATTTAACAAAAGTTGGAAATCTCTCTGGGTGGGATTCAAAGAAGTACAAGTACGATTTCCATTATTACAGAAGTTGTTGTATTTACGTTTTCATTCATCAGTTGTCTAATGGAGTCTGAATGTTTGACCCTTTTCAATGCAGATCCGAAAGGGAACTCGTTGAAGACATTGCAAATTTGTGCTCAAAGAAGTACTTCAAGCATCAAGCACTATACCAAAAACTGCATCAGACCATAGTATTCAGACAGCATAAGAGTTTTTTTAAGGTACAACTGACGTCACTTTGTTAAGGTACAACTGCTTAAGCACTATCATCGTCTCCGTTCTCGGAGGAAAATCAGATTGAGTTGCCTGCGTTCTTGTTGAGGTACAACTGAGATCACTTTGTTTACCATTCTTGTTCCTTATTTACTGTGTTTTtgcatgtgtgtgtatttGATCAGTTTATGGGCTCTGTATTTGATTTGAGTTAGTTTGATTGGAGATCAATTACTGATTTCTTAGTTTGTGTTGGATTTTCTATCCGACTAGAATTGATTGGTTGATACTAGTTTCATGTACATCTCAATTAATGCTGGGTCGTTTTGTGTTACTCTGATTTTcgaaacaaacagaaaaaccaaTTCAAGCTCAATGTGCAATCAGATATGGTTTGATTTAACTCACATGATTGGGGATACTTAACTTAAAGTCATTCGGTTGATGGTTTGGAGAGGATTAGTGTTCATACTCCTTCCATTACAAATTCTGTTCTGGGTGGTTTTCTGTTACCTTGCAATTTCCAGTTGATTACAGAGAAAATTGATTGATGCATAGTttcattagtttgttttttgttggctTCTGGCTATTTTATTGGGGACGTGTGTTATAAGTGATAACAAATCCAAGGATGCATTTGTGTCTCACTGTATAAGTTTGTAACTACAAACCACGTAGGACTGTAGGAGAAAGCTGAGGACTGCAATATATTCCATTCCAACATGCTCATCAAAATTGGATAATGGTTCATGCCTTCATGGTCATagttttttctagtttttctaaatttataCTCAAACAAGCTTCAAGAAGTCTCTTTGGCTTATGTAATCTAGATCGACTTAGTGCCTAGTTTGCCATGATTTCTTTCAGAAGTAGAGTATGTTGAAAATTGGACATCCAGTTCTTAGAGTGGATGGAAGTCATCTTCTTGCTGCAGTTGTCATTAGGTACTGGACCATTTGATATCTAGATTACATAAGCTTCTCTAGATTACATAAGCTTCTCTAGGGGAGTACGAATCAATAACACATGATTTATTCTGACGCTACAGGGTAGAGAAGGATGGAAGGGAATTACTTGTTGCTGTGAGCTTTGGACTAGAAGCTTCTGAAGCAGTCGCTGATAGaaaatattcttttcaaaaacaacGGTGGGAGGCTTATGCAAGGTTATACAAGAAGTTGGCGGGCATTACTTCAAATTTTCTGGCACTATAGTTAATCTGAATTTGATGCATGGAAAGAGCTTTGAGACTGTCACTTAAGTTACAGTGTTTTTGTCCCATCCATTTCTTATTCTGCGGATTTCTATTATATGATTTCCCTTTTTTTCGTTCTTCCTTCAACTGAGTACTTTCTGCTTAGATGATCCCATTTGCTTTGAGTGGTGGTGTGAAGCAGGACATGGGGATTGGTGCACTTGCCTAGAGAAATATACACTTTGTCGAGACGGTATATACCACAAGGTATGTTAATATATACATCGTGGTATGTAGGAAATGTGGAATATCTCTGTGATTTTCAGAACtaagtgaagaagaaagtgCTGCACGTGGTTTCATGATAACGTGAGACCCAGAGTGTATACGTATATGATATATCTATTATGTAATTACATACAATGGGATTGAGATTTAAGAGATCATAACTAGTCCCATGCAATATATCAACTCTCATTAggtgaatatgaaaatataaattaagttTTCTTGTGCAGGAAGATCAGTTTGGGAGATTACTGCCAACATTCATTCAGGTGATTGATTTgacagatgaagaagaatctgAATATTGGGCTGTTGTTTCTGCTATCTTTGAGGGAAGACAGCTCGATTACATTGCAACAACGCCAAGATTTAACTCCGTTGCATCAACTTCCATGGAAACTAGCATCAATAACAAGGTTTGCCTGTGACCACATTCGGACAcccattcttttttgtttgcacTTGCGTTGCATCAACTCATGATCCCGGATAATGTTAAGCGTATATGCGGAGTTCTTGTATCATACATGTACAAAAAGGGCTGCAAAAGCTAATGTCTGCTTTCAAATTCCAGGTGCATTTGTTATGGACAATGCTAAGGTGGGAAGAGCAGTTACGGTCTGAAGCGAGTTATGGAAATGGGCAAGCCAAGTATGGACGGGGATCTGTTGTCCTTGGGGAAGTGGTGATCATATGTTGGCCGCATGGTGAAATAATGAGGTTGACAACGGGCAGCACCGCTGCAGATGCTGCTAGGAGGGTAGGACTAGACGGAAAACTGGTTTTGGTTAATGGACAGCTGGTGTTGCCCAATACAAAGCTCACAGATGGTGATGTGGTTGAAGTCAGAGCGTAACAGATGCTTACTGAAACAGGAAAAGAGGCATCCTTTTGCAAGGTTTCTCGAGTTCAAAGTGATACAGCAAATTGAagtatttgatatttgaaTAGGACGAAGACGCAATACCCAGAATACAATTTTTGGGAGTGTTGATGGGGGCTCTAGGATGAAAATACAACTGATGGTTCAATGCGAGTGATTTGTGTTGACTAAAATTGTATACAAGTTTCGACTAGCTACTTTGTTATTATAAAAGAGtaaataatgaaaagaaaacatgccGGACCGAATTTGAATGCCAACTTGAATACTAAATTTAAACTCGATTCTTAGTAATGGTATAGTGAATACGAATTTTGAGTCGTGGTCTTTACAAGCATAAGATGATCGaaaattcttatatgcatcaaaataaaagtgaACCAATTAACACTAACCAACCAtattcatttatttaataCACTTATCTATACACTAACATCAAAACTAACACTGTTAAAGAAAATAGGGGTAAAAAAACTAATCAACCTGGTAAAAAAATCATACGGATGTGGAATTGTGGGGGTAATAATTAATTCCAAGATGTGGGTAAAATCTGGAAAGGACAACCTCTTGCCTGCGtgaagtatttatttttacccGATGAAGTCGTCGTCGTGGAGTTTCTCTACATAACGGGCTCAACCGGATTGAAAATGATAACGGGTCTTCTCCGCCGGCGCTGCCTTTTCCGGTGCCGTATCTTCAATTGCCGCCGGAAAACGAAACCCAGACCTTCCTTTGGTGCGGCGGTTGTCGGAGAAACCGTGGTTCAATTGGAATCTATTGGTGGGTCTACATAAGCAATCGAAACTGTAGAAACTTCATCAAGGAATCTGCAGGTctaagaggaagaagaagcaacaGATTCATCCATCACAATGGTGAAAAACTAGAGATGCTGTTTGAGTAGtttcaaaaaaagagagagttgTTTGAGGTATGGGCATATTATGTGTGTTGGTGCTTACAAAGAATTAGAATGGTTCCAAGTTGTGGTTGTTTTGACTTTGATTCTGTTTTGGTTCCATGTTTTTCATACTTTTAGTTATCGAATTcaacattatatataattaatgttaTAGGGAACCCATGATATATCATACAAGCTATTGGTTTCCCGTTTTATATTAGCTTAAGCTTTAGTTTCGGACATTTGGCTCTCCAACATATGTACTTAGTTGCTGAACCTGAATGTGATTAATGTACCTTGTAGGCACTCCCTCATGGCTCCAGTTTCTGCAGCTTATAAGCATGTCTTCTTTCCTTATCATGGATCGACTATCCCCATTAGTGCCCAGTTTGCCATGGTTTGCCATTCTTACGATGGATGCTCCTGAGATCCTAATCAGCGGACATGGTAATTCCATATCTACTACCAGTCATTAATTGCTGCATTACCTCGATTAAGTAAGATGTGTGCTTTTATAGTTAGTACCTAGAAGGATATGCAGTAATGCACATCAAGTTAAACACATCTATTCCTACTTGGTAACATAATTTTCTCATGACTGCGCTAGGCATTTGTTCTATGATTGATGACATATACGCACTTCATCTTGCGTGGAAATTGAGACCCCTCGACAATGCTTCAAAGCATAATTTGTCAGGTTGTTAACATCTATGTTCTTAATGAGCTAGCCGTGGAAAAGGTCAGTGGTTTTAGTTAAACAGATATAAAAGCTAAAAAGAAATGTCCTTATCGATCCCCTAACATATTCTAGTTGACATTTTATCggatcaaaaaagaaatgttcTAGTTGGCCACTCCACTTCTACTAAACAGCCATGGAGTTTGCAGGTGGAATACATGTTAATTTTTGGCTGAACAGATCAAAAGTCTGCCATGGGATTGAACAActagttcattttcttttagataATGAATTAGAATTAGTCTTGCACATGTAGTCTATATTACTCTAATCTGATTTCTATATTCAATTAGTTCTATATTACTCTTACAAATGACATCCACTTGATCTTAAGAGTAATAGAAAATAGTATGTTCAGTTATGTCCAGGGTATATGTATTCAATTTCGATCTACAGTATCAGTAATAGGTATTCATTGTTTATCTTAACAActttggagatttggagtaGCTAATActtccaaaacataaaaaactcTGGTGATGCTGGCATGATATGGTGACTACTCGGTCATGGAATTCTTCACCTGTTCAACTTAAGTTTAAATTTATGCCAGACAAAAATGGCTAATATGCATTTTCTGACTAATTCACAATTTCACATATTACATCTGACTTCTGCATTCTTATATATGCaggtgcatatatattttccaatTAGTCCAATTGCTAATATATTATTAGTTGTCATGTAGTGGCTGAGCAAACCTAGATTCCTTGCTTCCCAGAAAATATTCTAATTTGTCTACAATCTGTAAATCAGATTCATTAGGTACCATCATTTCCTTTAGTTCCTAGAACCTCCAACTATATattctccaaaaacaaaaatagagcatttttatttggttttgtttttcctcagtttggtttttgtatgcttttcttcttccctgaTCTTGTAAATCTTGTTTTAAACATTTCTCCCTCCATTCTTTGCTTCTAACTGttggtttctttatttgtttcatttgccTCGAGCTCCCAAACAGCCTCATCtcaaatagaaaaacaaatccTTCAGTTAACCTAAATAAATTTGAACATGATGGAAGTTCTTACCAATGACGTGTGGTTAAACAGACTGTATATGATTTTGAATGCTAAGATGATAATGAAAACATTGGATTACATATACAAAACAGAGCAACAACTCTATTTCAAATGCAACCTTTCACAAGTAGCCACATAGTGAACAGATGACATGATCTATGAAAGCAACACTGTTGATGGTAATTTCGTAGTACAATAGTCTACCTAACTACTACTCCATTATTGGCAATTAAGTATTTGTAAGGTGATAACTTTGTTGGTAGCTTTTAGCATTTTGGTTCCAATTGCTTTATTCCCTTGttgcatacatatattatcCGGTATTATTCTGAAGACCCAACAAAGATAGGAGAAAAAGATTTTAGTTTGCTCAAATATTATCTCAATGATCATAAAAATTCCGACTAAACCATGCCTCTGGATCGTTTTCAGTGCATGAATGTATACTATCACAGTATGTAGTGTTCTGCAAATTATGTCattgaaattgatatatagaAGCACTTAAGTATGGTTGCATGATCACACTTAGATTTGAAGATGAAggattcattttatttatgtcTAGTTACACTTTGATATTGGGGTAATTGGTCTGCATGAATTGCTGTGACCCAATATGTAAAACCACTCTTCCATTCGAAGAAATCAGATTATTTTTGTAacaaatattcataaacaaattaaggaaatcaGAATTGAACAAACAGATTATTCTTGAGTGTTGTTTGTCTGGTTGTCTAGTTTAGCTATGGAACTGTGACATTGATTGGATTCATTATCTCCTATCTTTTGCTTTGAGttacaaattaaaatgtaACTAGCATAAAGGGGgtgttatgtttttgtttttatctctATGCTTCCTTCAGCTTTTGATCATCAGGTGTTACATGCTTGTTTTAGGTTTTACCGTCAGCTGAGGTTGATGATCCTTATCGCCGTAGCCTGGTCCGAGTCAGTTTCCGAGTCGCTTCATTTGGATCTTCAAGAATGAGTTATTTTAgtattcttgttcttccaaGAAGTATTAGCACTCAGATTAAATTCTTTACAATGAACACTTTAGTCTTGTTGCAGTACCCcttttttcatgcttattatCCTGAATACAATTCATCAATCCCCTATTCTGTTGAATAAGGATTTAAAGACCATTCATGTGCCTATGTATACTGTTGATATGAGATAGTGCGTGTAGGAACTTTCAtaatgttcttttcttcttttggaacAAGTGTTTTAGCTTTGTAATGTTGGCTTTCATGTTCTAATTTGTGATGATCAGCAGATTTTTATTGACTGCTTCATTTTCATGTGCTTTTGACTGAAAATATAGAATTTCCTTTTTcctaaaacaaatatatagaatTTTTGTTAAATCCCAAATTCCGTTCTCTTTGGACTGAATGGATGTTGTTTCTCCTGCTTCTGTAAACATATGTAGTACTTGTGTATAGTGACCAAAAGGTTGAGATATTTACTACTGCTTAGTCATGTAATTTGGATACGCTATTCGCATTAGTGTCATGTTGCCATGGTTGCCATACCTACAACAGAAATTTCGAGCATAACTAGCGAACATGGTAATTCCATATCTACTGCCAATCATTAATTGATGTTTACCTCGATCAAGTAATATTTGTGCTTTGCATGggtaattatttattacatgCGGTTATAGTTAGTAGGATATGTCTATTGTCCAGATTCCAAGCTGCCGCtggtaacaattttttttcatgactGCTAGGTAGGATCTTAGTTTAGATCATTTTGACCAAGTCTGTTTCTTTTGGATCAAAGTTTTACATGTTTTCTCATATcatgttgaagatgatgaatgaTGACATGTACATACTTTATCTTGTGTGGAAACTGGAGCCCTCAACAAGGCTTCAAAGGAAAAACTTTGTCAGGTTAATAACATGTTAGGTAAAGTCTGCCATGACATTGAACAACTTGTTCGTTTTCTTTTAGATATTGTTGAAAAAAGAGGCCTGCACTCGGGAACCAAATTGAATTAGTCTTACATGTGTTCTATATTACTCTAATCTGATTCGTGTTTTCAgttctatttttgtttgacAAACTACATCCACTTGATCTTACGCAGTTTAAACAGTTTTGATTAAACTGTAAAAATTACTTTAGAAggaggaaaaacaaaagttggaGGATAGaaccaaaatcatcatttttGCATCAGTTTGAACAATACTTACTTGTACTGTTGTACATGGTCAGTGTACAGTTTATAGCTCCTGTTTTTGCAGCTTATAAGCATGTCCTTTCTCCTTATCATGGATGGACTATCCGCATTAGTGCCCATTTTGCCATGGTTTGCCATTCCTTCAATGGAATCTCCTAATCAGCGGACATGGTAATTCCTTATCAATCTACTACCagtcatttttttcttcgatAAGATATCTGCTACCAGTCATTAATTGTGTGCTTTTATAGTTAGTACTTGGTAGGATATGCATATCAAGTTAAACACGTCTATTCCTACTTGGTAACATAATTTTCTCATGACTACTAGCACTAGGCATTTGTTCTATAATTGATGACATATACATGCTTCATCCTGTGTGGAAATTGAGACCCCTTGACAATGCTTCAAAGCATAATTTGTCAGGTTGTTAACTTCAGTGTTTTTAGTTAAACAGATATAAAAGCTAAAAAGAAATGTCCTTATCGATCCCCTAACATATTCTAGTTGACATTTTATCggatcaaaaaagaaatgttcTAGTTGGCCACTCCACTTCTACTAAACAGCCATGGAGTCTGCAGGTGGAATACATGTTAATTTTTGGCTGAACAGATCAAAAGTCTGCCATGGGATTGAACAActagttcattttcttttagataATGTATTAGAATTAGTATTACTCTAATCTGATTTCTTTATTCAAGTAGTTCTATATTAGTCTAACTACATCCACTAATGAAACCTGCATTAATTCTTATATGTGCACCTGCATATGTATTTTCCATTTAGTCCAATCGCTAATATATTATTAGTTGGCATCAAGTGGCTGAAAAACCTAAGATGCTTACTTCCCAGATAAGATGCTAATTCTTCTACAATCTGTATTCATTTTAAGGTACCAGTATTTCCTTTAGTTCATAGAACCTCCAACTCTATATTCTTGTCCAAGAAAAAGGAGaattcttgttgttgtttttttctcaGTTCGCTTTTTGtatgcttttcttcttccctgtTCTTGAAACCTTGTTTTCAATTATTCTCCCACCATTCTTTACTTCTACctgttggtttttttatttgtttcattggCCTCAAGCTCCTAAACAGCCTCTGCATctcaaatagaaaaaaaatgttccaACAGTTGACCcaaataaatttgaatttgattgaaattttaaCCAATGACGTGTAATTGAACAGGctatatgattttgagtgcCAAGACGATAATGAAAACATTGGATTACATATACAAAACAGAGCTACAATCTGTTTCAAATGCAACTGTGTCAAAAGCAATATAGAAATTGTCAATTCAAAAGAGTAATACACTTAAATGTCCAAACTGTATTTTCAGTGTTTTTAGTTAATTAGTCCAGGCTTTACTAACATTTTATATTAGTTGGCTGCAAGTGGAGGCGACGAGATATACTATCAGTTAGCAGACACCAGCAGACAGAAATGCTGAGGTCCGTTTCTTTTATTGGATCCTCAAGTGTCCTCATCATCTTGAAGATGTTGAATGATCAAAGGTGTTATATGACATTTACATACTTCTTATATCGTGTGGAAATTAAGAGCTCTCTACAGGACTTCAAAGGAAACACGTTCTTGTCACGTCATCATCTTCTATGTCTTCACCAGCAATATATCGTTTACGATATATCTATCTGTTCTGTTCTGGACCAATGTTTGGATTTTCTCTTTACGATTAATTATCCTTTAGTTTccatttttttgataaataataAGAGATTATGCAATATTAGCTCCTTGGATGCATATAATATATGTAGGGAACATGTTTTCCCTTCAAACCCGAAGGTGAAGAGTCCACCTGCCTCACTCTGGAACCCACCACCCGTCCCCCTCTATTCGatttatgaataaaaagaaaagtaaaattacaATGTCCAAATGAGGtgcaaaaaaaactaagagaaagaaacaacccATTGATACGTTAAAAAACTAGCACCTAATAAGCTTATAGGCAGGATTTTTCAAGTCATGGATTGGCTTTCCGCATTAGTGTCCATGTTGCCATGCTTGCCATATTCCTATGATTGAACCTCTTGAGGATCCTAATTAGCGAACACGGTAATTACATATCTACTACCAGTAATCAATTGCGGCATTACCTAGAAGTAcctgaagttttttttttttttttgtaaagcaAGTACCCCGAAGTTTCTAACAGTCTAACTTGTCGACGTTTGGTTATCTAACATACTTTCTTTTTGGACGTGAAGTTCTCTAACATACTTGCTAAATGAGTAAATGtgattacaaatttacaatcatCAAGAACTTGAAAACAACACTTCGTGTTCACTGGCAGGGGAAACTCCCTCATACCACCTCCCTCCCTTCCTTATGGCTTCTTAGCAAGTTCGTGCTTTTCCAGGTTGCATCGTGTGGAATGTGAATGGAAAGATGGACGAAGATGCTATAGACACAAGTAATTGCCTCAAGCTTTAGCTTTGATAGGAAGACTTTGACTTTGCTAGCATTTCCCTTATCATCTTCCTATagtgagagaaaaaagaaaaaggaaaagctaGAAAATATTCCATTTACCATCTGCAACTCCACAAATTCTGAAGGAAGAGTTTCAAAATCCCTGGAATTCAGTGAAGTTATAGATCTCAACACTCCAGAGTAATTGCTTTTCTTCGGTTGAGTTAGCCTTACATGCATCAACAGATTATTTAGTTTCTCAACTTTCCTCCCTGGTAAgatttagttttgtttggtATTCTTGTTCTTTCAAAAACCTGGGGTTGATGCTAAGATTTATTTGTAGATTTTTCCTTCTGAAATCTTCCAGAAAATTTTGTCtagatagaagaagaagaagaaaagatgtgGGATCTCAATTGCTCTCCTGATCACAACGACGACGGTGCTGATACGCAACAGTTCTGCTTCCCAGTTCTTGAAATGGGACCCACGCCGGGAGCCGTGGCTGGCAGTGTTGCCGCTGAGCTGATtgcatcttcctcttcttcatcatcagctcGTTGCTGCAAGTACgatgtgtttttgagtttcaggggTCCTGACACTCGGAGGGGAATTACTTCTCAATTATATGATCAGCTGCATAACAAGAGAAGAGTTGCAACATTCATGGATGATCGAGATCTTGAAGTAGGGGATGCTATATCTCCCACTCTGCTAAAAGCAATTGAAGAATCAAGGTTTGCAATTGTTGTCCTTTCTCCAAACTATGCCTCTTCTActtggtgtttggaggaacTTGCGAAGATCTGTGAGTGCATGAAAGACCAGAAAAGAATTCTTCCACTTTTCTATAATGTCGAGCCTACTAATGTACGGTTCCAGAAGAGGAGTTTCGAAGAAGCTTTCAACGTGCATGAAAGCTCTGGGCGACACAGATCAGAGAAGGTGCAGCTGTGGAAGGATGCTTTGAGCAAAGTGACCAGTTTCTCTGGGTGGGATTCAAACAAGTACAAGTAAGTACCTTGATGAGATTACTCTATTTCAGTTATCTGAGAGTTATGCTCACAGCTTTTGGATGTGTTATTTGACCCTTGATTATTCCTTCCTTGTAGAACTGATACAGAACTTGTGGAGAAAATTGTGGATACTGTGTTCAAAAGAATACAACCTTTTGACGTTGAGTTTACAATGTCCACCGGAGATTTCGAAGCGTATGAAGAAACGAGAAAATCCATGGGTGAGGTTATGAAGGCGCTTATAGATGACAACGTCACTGCCATTGGGGTCTACGGAATGGGCGGAGTCGGCAAGACAACTCTGGTAAAACATGTGGCTGCTCAAACCTgcaaaaatgggatttttcatcatgtgGTTATGGCTGTTGTATCCCAAAGCCCCAACATCGAAAGAATTCAACACACATTATTGGCGAAGCTACAGGGCCCTGACTTCCAGTTacaagaaagtgaaagagCCTCTAGATTGTATAAAGAGATAATGAGGAAAACCAATGTCCTCATAATCTTGGATGACGTTTGGGGGTTTATAGATTTGTTACAAATAGGAATTCCCAGCTATGACGAGCTCAAAAAACGCAATTCCAAAGTCTTACTCACCTCCAGGAGTCGGCATGTTTGTCATTCCATGGGAAGCAAGGAAAATATTTATCTCGATTTCTTATCGGAACCAGATTCTTGGAGCTTGTTTgtcaagaaaacaagaagatctTTTGATACCCCCGATTTTGATAGTGTAGCCAGGAAGGTAGCTAGAGAATGTAGGGGTCTACCGATTGCCCTGATAGCTGTTGCAAGGGCTCTTGGAGATAAAGATCTGGCGGAATGGCAAACAGCAGCTCAACAATTAAAGAAGTCGCGAAAGGCCAACCCTCACCATGATGACACAGCTTTCCAATGTTTGAAATTAAGCTATGATTCCTTGAAAAATAAGGACTACGAATCATGCTTCTTGTTGTGTTGCCTATTTCCAGAAGACTATGACATCTCAATAGAAGACTTGTTCAAGTATGCAATTGGGAAAGGATTGTTTCGAGACGACATAATACATGAAGCCAGAGCAATAGCAGATACAGTGGTCAAGCACCTGATAGATGCTAGCTTGCTTTTGGATGGTGAATATGATGGAGATGTAAGGATGCACGATGTCGTCCGGGATACAGCCATGAGAATTGCAAAATGTGAAGATGGACATGGGTTTTTGGTGAGCGCTGGATGTGGTCTTAAGGATTGGCCATGTCGATCACATGAAGACTACCATGCTATCTCACTAATGGCGAATAACCTTCGCAGTCTGCCCGATGAGTTGATATGTCCAAAACTTCAGATTTTATTACTACAAGCGAATCGGAATTTGTATGAGATCCCAGAGACCTTTTTCCAAAGTCAGAATGAATTAAAAGTCTTAGATCTTAGCCGCACCAACATTTCATTGCTGCCCCAATCATTCAGTCTCCTGACCAAGCTCCAAGCTCTGCATCTAGATTGTTGCCGCAAAGCAGTTGACATTTCCATAGTCGGAAAACTTAAGAAGCTTGAGATTCTTAGTATGAGACAATATCCTCTTACGGAGCTGTCTAGAGAAATAGGAAATTTGACCAATCTAAGGATGTTGGATATCGGTGGCTATTGTTTTACATGTCGAGGTATTGTCACAATTCCATCTGAAGTGATATCAAAGCTGCATAGATTAGAAGAATTGTACATGATGAACTGTGGATTTGTGAACTGGGAAAGTCCAATTGAGGGAGAAGGAGATGAAATCAATATTGGCTTTGGTGAGCTAGCTGGTTTAtcaaagttgaaaattttgcaggTTTCCTTACCTAATGCAAAATGCATCCCTAAAGATGTCGAGGTCGAACCGGATTGGATTTACTTTGATATACATATTGGGTGCCCATGCGAGGAAGATTATCAGTATGATCGTAAATCAAGATCCTTGCGTTTTGGTGACAGAACCATCAGTACCTTACCTGACTGGTTTATCAAAGCGGTGacagagaaaacagagaagctaGAGTATGACCGCTGCGAAGGGATGAGTGACATTGTTATGGAATATGACCAGATGAGGTTAGGTAAACTCAAGCATCTCAGAGTACGTGGGGGGGCTTTTGTGTTCTTGAAAGAGTTgatgaacacaaaaacaaGACGAGTTGAAACAAGACCCGTGTTTGAGAATTTGGAAGAGTTGCATCTGATAGAACTGATCCACCTGGAGGAGTTGTGTGTTGGTGAGCTACCACCTGGGTctctcttcaatctcaagGTG
Coding sequences:
- the LOC101302514 gene encoding disease resistance protein At4g27190-like, with amino-acid sequence MWDLNCSPDHNDDGADTQQFCFPVLEMGPTPGAVAGSVAAELIASSSSSSSARCCKYDVFLSFRGPDTRRGITSQLYDQLHNKRRVATFMDDRDLEVGDAISPTLLKAIEESRFAIVVLSPNYASSTWCLEELAKICECMKDQKRILPLFYNVEPTNVRFQKRSFEEAFNVHESSGRHRSEKVQLWKDALSKVTSFSGWDSNKYKTDTELVEKIVDTVFKRIQPFDVEFTMSTGDFEAYEETRKSMGEVMKALIDDNVTAIGVYGMGGVGKTTLVKHVAAQTCKNGIFHHVVMAVVSQSPNIERIQHTLLAKLQGPDFQLQESERASRLYKEIMRKTNVLIILDDVWGFIDLLQIGIPSYDELKKRNSKVLLTSRSRHVCHSMGSKENIYLDFLSEPDSWSLFVKKTRRSFDTPDFDSVARKVARECRGLPIALIAVARALGDKDLAEWQTAAQQLKKSRKANPHHDDTAFQCLKLSYDSLKNKDYESCFLLCCLFPEDYDISIEDLFKYAIGKGLFRDDIIHEARAIADTVVKHLIDASLLLDGEYDGDVRMHDVVRDTAMRIAKCEDGHGFLVSAGCGLKDWPCRSHEDYHAISLMANNLRSLPDELICPKLQILLLQANRNLYEIPETFFQSQNELKVLDLSRTNISLLPQSFSLLTKLQALHLDCCRKAVDISIVGKLKKLEILSMRQYPLTELSREIGNLTNLRMLDIGGYCFTCRGIVTIPSEVISKLHRLEELYMMNCGFVNWESPIEGEGDEINIGFGELAGLSKLKILQVSLPNAKCIPKDVEVEPDWIYFDIHIGCPCEEDYQYDRKSRSLRFGDRTISTLPDWFIKAVTEKTEKLEYDRCEGMSDIVMEYDQMRLGKLKHLRVRGGAFVFLKELMNTKTRRVETRPVFENLEELHLIELIHLEELCVGELPPGSLFNLKVFHVYFGNYLKSVSEFVRRLPNLEKLYLNVLGEMEYVFGCEGCEPEQSKLSEMHLLSLEALRSICNGPAPRAMFRSLKTLIVYDCKLLQSLFASDVAECLVQLEDLFVEGCPLLERVMEAVNKDKTVLPNLKNLVLKNLPMLYGPSATTVDIECPSLERLVVVDCPQLPFSTSSDLFEDLESRNQFSFSTSASDYFGSRNPVQLNDPQLYEFLCRRCENVTPSYEEIYEVMKSVDGEHMKWFC